The Leptolyngbya sp. 'hensonii' region GGGAGAGGGGGCAGGGGGGTGAGGGCAATCAGGAGTTTATCGGTGTTATTTAATTCTCATTCCTCAGCGGCGTCGAAGGGCGCAAAACTATCTGCTTATTATGAGAGCAACTGATCGCCGTGCTTGAGCAGTTCTTTCAAGAACCAACGGTGTTTCTGATGCATTTGCACCAATCGGGTATATAGGTCAGCCGTTCCAATATCCCCAGCATTTGCAGCCAGATCCGCATCCTGATGCATTTCAGCAATGATGAGTTCGTGGGTGACGATGGCTTCTTCAATCATCCCGCGCACAGAGAGCTTGCCAGACGAAGGTTTTACGGTTGCTGTGGGTAAATATTG contains the following coding sequences:
- a CDS encoding Dps family protein: MTAATLQNDQTTLVATLNRQQANALVAYLNYKKYHWLTFGPLFRDLHLLFEEQGAEVFATLDELAERSLMIDGVPVADPAQYLPTATVKPSSGKLSVRGMIEEAIVTHELIIAEMHQDADLAANAGDIGTADLYTRLVQMHQKHRWFLKELLKHGDQLLS